One Natronincola ferrireducens DNA segment encodes these proteins:
- a CDS encoding LysR family transcriptional regulator has product MKVKLDLYKIFCEVAKCQSFSKGAKKLYMTQPAVSQAIMQLERELDIRLFTRTPKGVILTNQGQLLFEHINSAINLIKVGEKKLLESQNLMVGELKIGVGDTISRYFLLPYLEKFHDESPNIKLKIINRTTLELCAMLKSGEIDMAICNLPIKDSSLEIKKCIDVHDIFVCGEKYRDTLKKPLSLEELVSLPLIILESKSNSRQYVEKYMLSKGIKIAPEIELGSHDLLLEFAKINLGIACVIKEFSKDYLKNRMLYEVETTEKIPRRSIGFCFLKSVTLSPSSIKFIEIVKGDIPLG; this is encoded by the coding sequence ATGAAGGTTAAATTAGATTTGTACAAAATTTTCTGTGAAGTGGCTAAGTGCCAAAGCTTTTCTAAAGGAGCAAAAAAGCTTTACATGACACAGCCAGCTGTAAGTCAAGCAATAATGCAGCTTGAAAGGGAGTTGGATATACGGCTCTTTACAAGAACGCCTAAGGGGGTAATCCTTACAAATCAAGGACAGCTCCTGTTTGAGCATATAAACTCCGCCATTAATTTAATCAAGGTAGGAGAAAAAAAGCTTTTGGAATCCCAAAACCTAATGGTGGGAGAATTGAAAATCGGTGTAGGGGATACGATTTCAAGATATTTTTTATTACCCTATCTAGAAAAATTCCATGATGAATCTCCAAATATTAAGCTGAAAATCATTAATCGAACGACTTTAGAGCTTTGTGCTATGTTGAAATCGGGAGAAATTGATATGGCAATTTGCAATCTGCCCATTAAAGATAGTTCTTTAGAGATTAAAAAATGTATAGATGTTCATGATATTTTTGTTTGTGGAGAGAAGTATAGAGATACACTTAAGAAACCCTTAAGCCTTGAGGAGCTAGTAAGCTTGCCTCTAATAATCCTTGAGTCGAAGTCTAATTCAAGGCAGTATGTGGAGAAGTATATGCTATCTAAAGGTATTAAAATTGCACCAGAAATTGAACTGGGTTCCCATGATCTACTGTTGGAATTTGCAAAAATCAATCTAGGTATAGCTTGTGTCATTAAAGAATTTTCAAAGGACTATTTAAAAAATAGGATGCTATATGAAGTGGAAACAACAGAAAAAATCCCTAGAAGAAGCATAGGCTTCTGTTTTTTAAAAAGTGTAACTCTGTCACCTTCATCAATAAAATTTATTGAGATTGTAAAAGGTGACATTCCCCTTGGTTAA
- a CDS encoding coenzyme F420-0:L-glutamate ligase translates to MERIVGTVVRGLRTPIINQGDSIEEIVVNTVLKASEIEGFSIRDKDVVAITESVVARAQGNYASVDAIAKDVASKFGEDTIGVIFPILSRNRFAICLRGIAQGAKKIILMLSYPSDEVGNHLVDLDLLDEKGVNPWTDVLTEKQFRDHFGYSKHTFTGIDYIDYYKSLIQEYDVECEVIFSNNPKTILDYTKSVLTCDIHTRLRTKRILKENGGNKIYSLDDILAKPIDGSGYNEAYGLLGSNKATETDVKLFPQNCQPIVDRIQSMIKETTGKNIEVMIYGDGAFKDPVGKIWELADPVVSPAYTSGLEGTPNEIKIKYLADNNFADLKGAELKEAISNYIKNKESDLTGAMEAQGTTPRRLTDLIGSLCDLTSGSGDKGTPVVYIQGYFDNYTK, encoded by the coding sequence ATGGAAAGAATAGTAGGAACCGTTGTTCGAGGACTTCGTACGCCAATTATTAATCAAGGAGATAGTATAGAGGAAATTGTTGTAAATACTGTTTTAAAAGCTTCTGAAATAGAAGGGTTTTCTATTCGTGATAAAGATGTTGTAGCAATTACTGAATCTGTAGTTGCCCGTGCCCAAGGAAACTATGCAAGTGTTGATGCTATTGCAAAGGATGTAGCCTCTAAGTTTGGGGAAGATACTATTGGGGTAATATTTCCTATCTTAAGCCGTAATCGTTTTGCTATTTGCCTTCGTGGTATTGCCCAGGGAGCTAAGAAAATTATTTTAATGCTTAGCTATCCATCGGATGAGGTAGGTAATCATTTAGTAGATCTGGATTTGCTTGATGAAAAAGGTGTTAATCCTTGGACCGATGTTTTAACAGAAAAGCAGTTCCGGGATCATTTTGGATATAGTAAGCATACTTTTACTGGCATTGATTATATAGATTATTATAAATCCTTAATTCAGGAATATGATGTTGAATGTGAAGTTATCTTCTCAAACAATCCAAAAACAATTTTAGATTATACCAAAAGCGTTCTTACTTGTGATATCCATACAAGATTGAGAACCAAGAGAATATTAAAGGAAAATGGCGGAAATAAAATTTATAGCCTTGATGATATTTTAGCTAAACCTATTGATGGTAGTGGTTACAATGAAGCCTATGGTTTGTTGGGTTCAAATAAGGCAACAGAAACGGATGTTAAACTTTTCCCGCAAAATTGCCAACCTATTGTTGATAGAATACAAAGTATGATTAAAGAGACCACTGGAAAGAATATTGAAGTTATGATTTATGGAGATGGAGCCTTCAAGGATCCTGTAGGTAAAATATGGGAGCTTGCTGACCCTGTTGTATCCCCAGCCTATACTTCAGGTCTTGAAGGTACCCCTAATGAAATTAAAATAAAATATCTTGCCGATAATAATTTTGCTGATTTGAAGGGTGCTGAGTTGAAGGAAGCAATTTCTAATTATATTAAAAACAAAGAGTCGGACCTTACAGGTGCTATGGAAGCCCAAGGTACTACCCCTAGAAGACTTACTGACCTTATTGGTTCTCTTTGTGACTTAACCTCAGGAAGTGGAGATAAAGGTACTCCAGTTGTATATATCCAAGGTTATTTTGATAACTATACAAAGTAG
- a CDS encoding aldehyde ferredoxin oxidoreductase family protein: MMDIKALKDEHKILTEYSYELGEIHKGYANRTLYINLSDNKIETKPVTQMMKDKFIGGKGFGLWYLWNAVTPETKWNDPENEIIIAGGPVCGITQYPGAGKSLVCTISPLTGIPIDSNVGGYFGPLLKFSGWDALELQGKADKDVIIYIDGNEGTVKIEEAPLEAIDGHVLGEQLTEMYADSEEDKRNVAVVTAGTAAENTLIGLLNFTFYDVRRKVARLKQAGRGGIGTVFRDKKIKALVVKYKGVKGNLNNPVDQPILNKTGIKLHKEICKLDDQQNGMRKIGTANIIEIMDQYDLLPTHNFKFGSHPDTKNIASTVFIEKYITQGMADGCWYGCSMACAKAADKFELKTGPYKGQLVTVDGPEYENAAGLGSNCGIFDPEAILELNFYCDTYAVDTISFGTLTAFVMECYEKGILNKEITGGLELNFGNTQAALELLHQMSRGEGFGKIAGQGVHKMKKIFAEEYGADPNFLFDIGMEQKGLEYSEYLSKESLAQQGGYGLTNKGPQHDEAWLIFMDMVNNQIPTFEDKAEALHYFPMFRTWFGLYGLCKLPWNDIVPEDNALTDEPAKIPEHVQNYVDICNGVTGKNIDKYELIRESERVYNFQRIFNIRMGKGLRIHDKTPYRSMGPVTVEEYESRQERYDNQLKELVGYDPIDKTTEEKVKALREYREDQFEKLTDAVYARRGWTKEGIPTIEHLKEIGMDLHEVIEVVKQYL; encoded by the coding sequence ATGATGGATATCAAAGCTTTGAAGGATGAACACAAGATTTTAACGGAATATTCCTATGAATTAGGTGAAATTCATAAGGGTTATGCAAATAGAACATTGTACATTAACCTATCAGATAATAAAATTGAAACAAAACCAGTTACCCAAATGATGAAGGATAAATTTATTGGGGGCAAGGGATTTGGTTTATGGTACCTATGGAATGCAGTAACACCTGAAACCAAGTGGAATGATCCAGAAAATGAAATCATTATAGCTGGAGGTCCTGTATGTGGTATTACTCAATATCCTGGGGCTGGCAAGTCATTAGTATGTACAATATCTCCCTTAACAGGGATACCGATAGATAGTAATGTAGGAGGATATTTTGGGCCATTGCTGAAATTTTCAGGGTGGGATGCTTTAGAACTTCAAGGAAAAGCAGATAAAGATGTAATTATCTACATTGATGGTAATGAAGGGACTGTCAAAATAGAAGAAGCTCCTTTAGAGGCCATTGATGGTCATGTATTGGGAGAGCAATTGACAGAGATGTACGCAGATTCAGAGGAAGACAAGAGAAATGTTGCCGTTGTAACGGCAGGAACAGCTGCAGAAAATACCCTTATTGGTTTATTAAACTTTACATTTTATGATGTAAGAAGAAAGGTAGCCCGACTAAAGCAAGCTGGTAGGGGTGGAATAGGTACTGTATTTAGGGATAAAAAAATAAAAGCCTTAGTGGTAAAATATAAAGGGGTTAAAGGAAACCTTAATAATCCAGTGGATCAACCAATCCTCAATAAAACTGGTATAAAGCTTCATAAAGAAATATGTAAATTAGATGATCAACAAAATGGCATGAGAAAAATAGGTACAGCCAATATTATAGAAATCATGGATCAATATGATCTTCTTCCTACCCACAATTTTAAGTTTGGCAGTCATCCTGATACGAAAAACATTGCATCTACTGTATTTATAGAAAAGTATATTACCCAAGGTATGGCAGATGGCTGTTGGTATGGATGCTCCATGGCCTGTGCAAAGGCTGCAGATAAATTTGAACTAAAAACAGGACCCTACAAAGGTCAGTTGGTTACTGTTGATGGTCCAGAATATGAAAATGCAGCAGGGTTAGGATCAAACTGTGGTATATTCGATCCAGAAGCTATATTAGAGTTAAATTTTTATTGTGACACCTATGCAGTAGATACCATATCCTTTGGTACCCTAACAGCCTTTGTGATGGAATGCTATGAAAAGGGTATCTTAAACAAAGAAATTACTGGTGGTTTAGAACTGAACTTTGGTAATACCCAAGCAGCTCTAGAGCTTTTGCACCAAATGTCACGGGGAGAAGGCTTTGGAAAAATAGCAGGTCAAGGTGTCCATAAAATGAAAAAGATATTTGCAGAGGAATATGGAGCTGATCCAAACTTCCTGTTTGATATAGGTATGGAGCAAAAAGGCTTAGAATACTCTGAATATCTATCTAAGGAATCCTTAGCACAACAAGGGGGATACGGTCTGACAAACAAAGGTCCTCAACATGATGAAGCATGGCTTATTTTTATGGACATGGTAAATAACCAAATTCCAACTTTTGAAGATAAAGCAGAAGCACTACACTATTTCCCAATGTTTAGAACTTGGTTTGGACTTTATGGTTTGTGTAAGCTTCCTTGGAATGATATAGTACCTGAGGATAATGCATTAACCGATGAACCAGCCAAGATACCTGAGCACGTTCAAAACTATGTAGATATATGTAATGGTGTTACTGGAAAAAATATAGATAAATATGAACTAATAAGAGAGTCTGAAAGGGTTTACAACTTTCAAAGGATATTTAATATTAGAATGGGTAAAGGGTTAAGGATACACGATAAAACACCCTATCGTTCTATGGGGCCTGTAACAGTAGAAGAATATGAATCAAGACAGGAAAGATACGATAATCAATTAAAAGAACTGGTGGGTTATGATCCAATAGATAAAACTACAGAAGAAAAAGTGAAGGCATTAAGAGAGTATCGAGAGGATCAGTTTGAAAAATTAACAGATGCCGTATATGCCAGAAGGGGTTGGACTAAAGAAGGCATACCAACAATAGAGCATTTAAAAGAAATTGGTATGGACTTACATGAAGTAATAGAAGTGGTAAAGCAATATCTATAG
- a CDS encoding GGDEF domain-containing protein — protein sequence MVEYISYFTVLCFSFLMFVFILTFYSRKPQTQIIGYIFGVSTYLCILFSILLQGIPPLEIISLIEVVFMTLFFVVFATKSFQKYVGITKACLFAVLIFLTGILIKYGYDGIINHNFSLQIILSIIILLYMGGTTLGKKEERNFNYIFLWLLVSNLLQAIGKHNVIGFIVVGFKLLFYYSFYHYFYKKTYKDLGKKIKELEALKNSYHYEVKKELFHMELQQERLMNAAYRDAMTETYNKNTIMDILGELITLDKQPISLLMFDIDNFKCVNDFYGHIVGDECIKKIVEIVKKTIRTTDYVGRYGGDEFIILLPNTDIHQTKQIAESFKEKIGTITNPKVTVSIGIACYPKDGETVKELIEHADKGLYFSKKRGKNTVSYGTLF from the coding sequence ATGGTTGAGTATATATCCTATTTTACTGTGCTATGTTTTTCTTTTCTTATGTTTGTATTTATTTTAACTTTTTATTCTAGAAAACCCCAGACTCAAATAATAGGCTATATATTTGGGGTGTCTACTTATCTATGTATTTTATTTAGTATCCTTTTACAGGGTATACCTCCCTTAGAAATTATTAGCCTTATAGAAGTGGTTTTTATGACATTGTTTTTTGTGGTTTTTGCTACTAAAAGCTTTCAGAAGTATGTAGGTATCACCAAAGCATGTCTATTTGCTGTACTAATCTTTTTAACAGGAATCCTCATAAAGTATGGCTATGATGGAATTATAAACCATAATTTTTCCCTGCAAATTATCCTAAGTATTATCATTTTACTATATATGGGGGGTACTACCCTTGGCAAAAAAGAAGAAAGAAATTTCAACTACATTTTTTTGTGGCTCTTAGTATCCAATCTATTACAAGCTATAGGAAAGCACAATGTTATAGGCTTTATTGTCGTGGGTTTTAAACTTCTTTTCTATTATAGCTTCTATCATTATTTTTATAAAAAGACTTATAAAGACTTAGGAAAAAAAATCAAGGAGCTAGAAGCATTAAAAAACTCTTATCATTATGAAGTAAAAAAAGAACTTTTTCACATGGAACTTCAGCAGGAGCGTTTGATGAATGCTGCCTATAGGGATGCTATGACAGAGACTTATAATAAAAACACCATTATGGATATTTTAGGAGAGCTTATTACATTGGATAAACAACCTATTTCTTTATTGATGTTTGATATAGATAATTTTAAATGTGTAAATGATTTTTATGGTCATATAGTTGGAGATGAGTGCATCAAAAAAATAGTTGAAATCGTGAAAAAAACCATAAGAACAACAGATTATGTAGGCAGATATGGGGGGGATGAGTTTATAATTCTTCTCCCAAACACTGATATTCATCAAACAAAGCAGATTGCAGAGAGCTTCAAAGAAAAAATTGGAACCATTACTAATCCTAAGGTTACAGTATCCATAGGTATAGCCTGTTACCCTAAGGACGGGGAGACAGTTAAAGAGCTTATTGAACATGCGGATAAAGGATTATATTTTTCTAAAAAAAGGGGAAAAAATACAGTATCCTATGGAACGCTTTTCTAA
- the rocF gene encoding arginase, protein MDINIIGVPIYYGADKRGPEYGPEKLREKKVASILSKHNHQVYDFGNIYVPEVKPYNKFYSHGNLKYLESIVEVNRNLAHSVYSSLKAESFPLVIGGDHSIALGSISGVSRAYNNFAVIWMDAHGDINTHDTSESGNIHGMPLAKAMNVGYEDLTNIYFEGQKVNPENVFILGARDLDDGEVQLIKEMDLNVYSADEINEKGIHIVIQQVMDRLKSKNIEAVHLSFDLDFIDAKYVPGTGTPVSLGVNIEDTKTALKMLAESQLIKSMDFVELNVLLDKNDVTADLAIHLLDWTFKHM, encoded by the coding sequence ATGGATATTAACATTATTGGTGTTCCTATATATTATGGTGCTGACAAAAGGGGTCCAGAGTATGGTCCAGAAAAGCTAAGGGAAAAAAAGGTGGCAAGTATTCTCTCCAAACACAATCATCAAGTCTATGATTTTGGCAATATATACGTTCCAGAGGTTAAACCTTATAATAAGTTCTATTCTCATGGTAATTTAAAATACTTAGAGTCCATTGTAGAGGTCAATAGAAACTTAGCCCATAGCGTATATTCTTCATTGAAGGCAGAGAGTTTTCCATTAGTAATTGGAGGGGATCATTCAATTGCCCTTGGCAGTATTTCTGGTGTTAGTCGTGCCTATAACAATTTTGCTGTTATTTGGATGGATGCCCATGGGGATATCAATACCCATGATACAAGTGAAAGTGGTAATATTCACGGTATGCCTCTGGCAAAAGCAATGAATGTAGGCTATGAGGACTTAACGAATATTTACTTTGAAGGTCAAAAAGTTAATCCAGAGAACGTATTTATTTTAGGGGCTAGAGATCTTGATGATGGAGAAGTTCAACTAATTAAAGAAATGGATCTTAATGTCTATTCTGCAGATGAAATTAATGAAAAAGGGATTCATATAGTTATTCAACAGGTGATGGATAGATTAAAATCTAAAAATATTGAAGCTGTTCACTTGAGCTTTGATTTGGACTTCATCGATGCAAAGTATGTACCTGGAACAGGGACACCAGTTTCATTAGGTGTCAATATAGAGGATACAAAAACAGCTTTAAAAATGCTTGCTGAATCACAACTGATAAAATCCATGGACTTTGTTGAGTTAAACGTATTGTTGGATAAAAATGATGTTACAGCTGACCTTGCAATCCATTTATTAGACTGGACATTTAAACATATGTAG
- a CDS encoding flavin reductase family protein, with amino-acid sequence MYREIQFTDLSKDLLEQLQKGGFLTVKSGDEVNTMTIAWGSLGFMWTKPVFIAMVRYSRYTYNLIESSKNFTVSFPLNGQLQKELGICGRKSGRDTDKIKECDLALREGSIEDTVVIDECDLHLECTTVYKQGMDESALAPEIRDKYYADGDYHVLYYGEIVKIYTK; translated from the coding sequence GTGTACAGAGAAATTCAGTTTACCGATCTTTCAAAGGATCTTTTAGAACAGCTTCAAAAAGGAGGCTTCTTAACGGTTAAATCTGGTGATGAGGTAAATACCATGACCATAGCCTGGGGCTCCTTAGGATTTATGTGGACAAAACCTGTGTTTATTGCAATGGTTCGATATTCAAGATATACATATAATCTTATAGAATCTTCAAAGAACTTTACTGTGAGCTTTCCTTTAAATGGTCAATTACAAAAAGAGTTAGGGATATGTGGTAGAAAATCCGGTAGGGACACAGATAAAATAAAGGAATGCGACCTTGCTTTGAGGGAAGGTTCTATTGAAGATACCGTTGTTATAGATGAATGTGATTTGCATCTTGAGTGTACCACCGTATATAAGCAAGGCATGGATGAAAGTGCTTTAGCCCCAGAAATTAGAGATAAATATTATGCTGATGGAGACTACCATGTATTATATTATGGAGAAATAGTTAAAATCTATACCAAATAA
- a CDS encoding YaiI/YqxD family protein yields the protein MKILVDADGCPVKGIIVRIAKQYNIEVVMIKNICHELHDDYAKIITVDQGKDVADIVLINNAKEGDVVVTQDYGVAAMALAKKAVVINQNGWCYTESNIDELLMKRHIGQEMRRKHKKYTKTPKRKKEDNLEFENKFKELVEALLKK from the coding sequence ATGAAAATATTAGTTGATGCAGATGGATGTCCTGTAAAAGGAATAATTGTTAGGATAGCAAAACAATATAACATAGAGGTAGTCATGATAAAAAATATTTGTCATGAATTACATGATGACTATGCAAAAATCATAACAGTAGATCAAGGAAAGGATGTAGCTGATATCGTCCTTATTAACAACGCAAAAGAGGGGGATGTGGTAGTAACACAGGATTATGGTGTGGCTGCAATGGCCCTAGCAAAGAAGGCTGTAGTCATCAATCAAAATGGATGGTGTTATACTGAATCTAATATAGATGAATTATTAATGAAAAGACATATTGGTCAGGAAATGAGGAGAAAGCATAAAAAATATACCAAAACACCTAAAAGAAAAAAGGAAGATAATCTTGAATTTGAAAATAAATTTAAGGAATTAGTAGAAGCACTACTAAAGAAATAA
- a CDS encoding NAD(P)H-dependent flavin oxidoreductase, which produces MKLSPLQIGELVAQVPIIQGAMGVGVSLSKLAAAVANEGGVGVISGVQIGFQEPDFESNNDAANERALRKHIRKARELSPKGIIGVNLLAAINNYKEMVQAAVEEKVDLIISGAGLPTDLPEMIKGTKTKIAPIVSSSKAAALITKLWSRRFKYIPDLVIVEGPEAGGHLGFSEDQLNADPKPQLDKIVQEVIDALRPYEEKYNRPIPVVAAGGIFDGVDIAKYIKLGVSGVQMGTRFVATEECDADIRFKEAYIAAKEEDIQLVKSPVGMPGRAINTNLTAKLKEGRVPVKKCYNCLKPCEPKTTPYCISKALIDSVQGNVEEGLVFSGTNAYRIDRITTVKQLMAQLVAETETALG; this is translated from the coding sequence ATGAAGTTATCTCCTTTACAAATAGGAGAATTAGTTGCGCAGGTTCCAATTATTCAGGGAGCTATGGGGGTAGGTGTATCCTTATCTAAATTAGCTGCTGCTGTAGCTAATGAAGGAGGAGTTGGTGTTATATCAGGAGTGCAAATTGGATTTCAAGAGCCTGATTTTGAATCCAATAATGATGCTGCCAATGAGAGGGCCCTTAGAAAACATATAAGAAAGGCCAGGGAATTAAGCCCAAAGGGAATCATAGGAGTAAATCTATTGGCAGCCATTAATAACTACAAAGAGATGGTACAGGCAGCAGTAGAGGAGAAGGTGGATTTAATTATTTCTGGTGCAGGACTACCTACAGATTTACCAGAAATGATCAAGGGCACAAAAACAAAGATAGCTCCTATCGTATCTTCTAGTAAAGCAGCAGCTTTGATAACAAAGCTTTGGAGTCGAAGATTTAAATATATACCAGACTTAGTTATCGTGGAAGGACCAGAGGCGGGAGGGCATCTAGGTTTTTCAGAAGACCAATTAAATGCTGATCCTAAACCTCAATTGGATAAAATTGTTCAAGAGGTCATTGATGCCTTAAGGCCTTACGAGGAAAAATATAACAGACCTATTCCTGTTGTGGCAGCTGGAGGTATATTTGACGGTGTAGATATAGCAAAGTATATAAAGCTAGGTGTCAGTGGTGTTCAAATGGGCACTAGATTTGTAGCTACAGAGGAATGTGATGCTGATATTAGATTTAAGGAAGCCTATATAGCAGCAAAGGAAGAAGATATCCAATTAGTAAAAAGCCCTGTAGGTATGCCGGGGAGAGCTATTAACACCAATCTCACAGCAAAGCTGAAGGAGGGGAGGGTTCCTGTTAAAAAGTGTTATAATTGTTTAAAGCCTTGTGAACCTAAAACCACTCCCTATTGTATTTCTAAAGCACTAATTGATTCTGTTCAAGGGAATGTAGAAGAGGGTCTAGTGTTTAGTGGAACAAATGCCTATCGCATTGACAGGATAACTACTGTAAAGCAGCTTATGGCTCAACTGGTGGCTGAAACTGAAACAGCATTAGGTTAA
- a CDS encoding MerR family transcriptional regulator, protein MKEKFLIGEISKIFDISTDTLRYYDRIGLLKPDYDEVNRYRYYSIEKFFILSRILFLKGLGISLEDIKNYFNNQNTDHLLTLLKNKEADIDRKINCLMNLKRKIASKIDLIEGVDKYIDEIRIERLPERWGVFIDIENIEDDYEIKNSFKKHGNHLKISSWLTEGQIYTSISKENILKEQFHRFNYFIEILCREENTNIQHKVLQEKDYACIVFCGSYNNIEHYYRKLIRWIEENGYEIDGDSIEKNIVDYGFSHSEEEYISEIQIPVKLKK, encoded by the coding sequence ATGAAGGAAAAATTTTTAATAGGAGAAATTTCAAAAATTTTTGATATCAGTACGGATACCTTAAGATATTATGATAGGATAGGTTTACTAAAGCCTGATTATGATGAAGTTAATCGGTATCGTTATTATAGTATTGAAAAGTTTTTTATATTAAGTAGGATACTATTTTTAAAAGGACTAGGAATTTCCCTAGAAGATATCAAAAATTACTTTAACAATCAAAATACAGATCATTTATTAACCCTGCTTAAAAATAAAGAAGCGGATATTGATAGGAAGATTAATTGTCTCATGAATTTAAAGAGAAAAATAGCAAGTAAAATTGATTTGATTGAAGGGGTAGACAAATATATCGATGAGATAAGAATCGAACGCCTGCCGGAAAGGTGGGGGGTTTTTATTGATATCGAAAATATAGAGGATGATTATGAGATAAAAAACTCCTTTAAAAAGCATGGGAATCATTTGAAAATATCTTCATGGCTTACTGAGGGACAAATCTATACTTCCATATCAAAGGAAAACATTTTAAAGGAACAATTTCATCGATTTAACTACTTTATTGAGATATTATGTAGGGAGGAAAATACCAACATTCAACACAAGGTATTACAGGAAAAGGACTATGCTTGCATTGTGTTTTGCGGTTCTTATAATAATATTGAGCATTACTATAGAAAGTTAATTAGATGGATAGAGGAAAATGGTTACGAAATAGATGGTGATTCTATTGAAAAAAACATAGTAGATTATGGGTTTTCTCATTCTGAAGAAGAATACATCTCAGAAATTCAAATACCTGTTAAACTTAAAAAGTAG
- a CDS encoding nucleotide pyrophosphohydrolase, with product MKKDITLKEMQQQVDGYISQFKEGYFSPLALMARLTEEAGELAREVNHYYGEKPKREDEDENTIDMEVADCLFILLCFANSLNIDLEKAFQDMMNKFNTRDANRWTRKEK from the coding sequence ATGAAGAAGGATATAACCTTAAAGGAAATGCAACAGCAGGTGGACGGCTATATCTCACAATTCAAGGAGGGATATTTTAGCCCCTTAGCTTTGATGGCCAGATTAACGGAGGAAGCTGGAGAACTGGCTAGGGAGGTCAATCATTACTATGGAGAAAAGCCTAAAAGAGAGGATGAAGATGAAAATACTATTGATATGGAAGTAGCAGACTGTTTGTTTATTTTACTTTGTTTTGCTAATTCTTTAAATATTGATTTGGAAAAGGCCTTTCAGGATATGATGAATAAATTTAATACTCGTGATGCCAATCGTTGGACTAGAAAAGAAAAATAG
- the thiS gene encoding sulfur carrier protein ThiS, with amino-acid sequence MIKVNGRAFEWEENLTVEELLKKKNYTYPKIFVKINDQLIPQNEYAKKVIMDGDDVKVIHLMAGG; translated from the coding sequence ATGATTAAAGTAAATGGCAGGGCTTTTGAGTGGGAGGAAAATCTAACTGTTGAAGAACTATTAAAAAAAAAGAACTATACTTATCCCAAGATTTTTGTAAAGATTAATGATCAATTGATTCCCCAAAATGAATATGCTAAAAAGGTCATCATGGATGGAGATGATGTAAAGGTTATTCATCTTATGGCGGGGGGCTAA